Proteins found in one Hevea brasiliensis isolate MT/VB/25A 57/8 chromosome 18, ASM3005281v1, whole genome shotgun sequence genomic segment:
- the LOC131175840 gene encoding uncharacterized protein LOC131175840 — MTDEKKKASETKAGFVGDNPSLQISPVKLDGTNYLAWSRSCLLFIQARGLQGYITKDRKKPESTSSTYSQWESENSLVMSWFINSMQPHIAHGYLLLDSVATIWSAVSQTYSQVRNDAQIYELRNKVHGMKQGHGEKRMCSARSQANVYEAVSVSEDTAITGMFSNEEELITGRMIGSGRLQDGLYLLNDCVNQAMLGQSMGAKKEII; from the exons ATGACAGATGAAAAGAAGAAAGCCTCTGAAACAAAGGCTGGATTTGTTGGTGATAATCCCTCTTTACAAATTAGTCCTGTAAAGTTGGATGGAACTAATTATTTGGCATGGTCTAGATCTTGTCTACTGTTCATTCAAGCTAGAGGACTGCAGGGGTATATCACTAAAGATAGAAAAAAGCCAGAAAGTACTAGTTCTACTTACAGCCAGTGGGAGTCGGAGAACTCTCTTGTTATGTCATGGTTTATCAATTCTATGCAACCTCATATAGCTCATGGGTATTTACTGTTAGACAGTGTCGCTACCATTTGGAGTGCTGTTTCTCAGACTTATTCTCAAGTTAGGAATGATGCACAAATTTATGAGCTTAGGAACAAGGTTCATGGAATGAAACAAG GGCATGGAGAAAAAAGGATGTGCTCTGCTAGATCACAAGCAAATGTATATGAGGCTGTGAGTGTTTCTGAAGATACTGCTATCACTGGGATGTTTTCCAATGAAGAG GAGTTGATAACAGGGAGAATGATTGGCAGTGGTAGACTGCAAGATGGGTTATATCTGTTGAATGATTGTGTTAATCAGGCCATGTTGGGACAGTCTATGGGTGCTAAGAAAGAAATTATTTAG